One Candidatus Methanomethylophilaceae archaeon DNA segment encodes these proteins:
- a CDS encoding formate--phosphoribosylaminoimidazolecarboxamide ligase family protein, translating to MISRDEILGNLERYNLKDAKIGVVASHSALDTCDGAISEGFRTVAICQRGRDATFSKYFRSQRDAQGNIVRGVVDEPVILDKFSSILNPDVQKSLMDKNVLFVPNRSFVSYCGIDAVENDFKMPMVGSRNLLRSEERGDERDYYWLLEQAGMPFPKKVEKPEDIDGLTIIKVHHKVKKLERGFFTAKDYDQFVEKSTELIKQGVIEENFLEHARMEQYIIGPVFNLDFFYSPLEEKGANVELLGIDWRFESSLDGYCRLPGKQQVELENDGIIPEYTVCGHNSATLRESLLDKAFELAEKYVAATKKFYDPGIIGPFCLQTCVDKDLKFHIYDVAPRIGGGTNVHMSVGHPYGNTLWRKEMSSGRRLSMEIRRAIEQERVEEIIT from the coding sequence ATGATCAGCAGAGATGAAATTCTCGGCAACCTTGAGAGATACAATCTCAAAGATGCCAAGATTGGGGTCGTAGCATCCCATTCGGCGCTGGACACCTGCGACGGAGCCATATCCGAAGGGTTCAGGACCGTTGCGATATGCCAGCGCGGGAGGGATGCGACCTTCTCGAAATACTTCAGATCCCAGAGGGACGCGCAAGGCAACATAGTGAGGGGCGTCGTCGACGAACCCGTGATTCTGGACAAATTCAGCAGCATCCTGAATCCCGACGTCCAGAAAAGCCTGATGGACAAGAACGTCCTGTTCGTGCCCAACAGATCCTTCGTCTCCTACTGCGGCATCGATGCGGTCGAGAATGACTTCAAGATGCCGATGGTCGGAAGCAGGAACCTGCTCAGATCGGAGGAGAGAGGCGACGAGAGAGACTACTACTGGCTTCTCGAACAGGCCGGCATGCCTTTCCCCAAAAAGGTCGAGAAACCCGAGGACATAGACGGCCTCACCATAATCAAAGTCCACCACAAAGTGAAAAAGCTTGAGAGAGGATTCTTCACCGCCAAGGATTACGACCAGTTCGTGGAGAAATCCACCGAGCTCATCAAGCAAGGCGTCATCGAGGAGAATTTCCTGGAGCACGCGAGGATGGAACAGTACATCATCGGCCCCGTCTTCAACCTCGACTTCTTCTACTCCCCGCTCGAAGAGAAAGGAGCCAACGTAGAGCTTCTGGGTATCGATTGGAGATTCGAGAGCTCGCTGGACGGCTATTGCAGGCTCCCCGGAAAGCAGCAGGTCGAGCTGGAGAACGACGGCATCATCCCGGAATACACTGTGTGCGGCCACAACTCCGCTACCCTGAGGGAATCCCTCCTGGACAAAGCGTTCGAACTGGCCGAGAAGTACGTCGCGGCGACGAAGAAATTCTATGACCCCGGGATCATCGGGCCTTTCTGCCTGCAGACTTGCGTGGACAAAGACCTGAAGTTCCACATCTACGACGTAGCACCCAGGATCGGGGGCGGAACCAACGTCCACATGTCCGTCGGCCACCCTTACGGGAACACCCTGTGGAGGAAGGAGATGTCATCCGGAAGGAGGCTCTCCATGGAGATCAGACGCGCCATAGAGCAGGAACGCGTAGAGGAGATAATCACATGA
- a CDS encoding GNAT family N-acetyltransferase: MEVRPLRIKDIDAVRELELKCIREYFAETLENKWEDLPKEWKDGLGASSRRHFKAYLDSGLSFVAEEDGEIVGFIFAQMLHHICDEDNLLWIENMGVHPYFRRNLIGYKLLRECVKAGRDQGATVAHSMIQESNAPSILLHKKIGFFMDWREVALLDLRDPKLKL, translated from the coding sequence ATGGAGGTCCGTCCCCTCAGAATCAAAGACATCGATGCCGTCCGCGAGCTGGAATTGAAGTGCATACGCGAATACTTCGCAGAGACTCTGGAGAACAAGTGGGAGGATCTTCCCAAAGAGTGGAAGGACGGTCTCGGCGCAAGCAGCAGGAGGCATTTCAAGGCATATCTGGACAGCGGGCTGAGCTTCGTCGCCGAGGAGGACGGGGAGATCGTCGGATTCATCTTCGCGCAGATGCTCCACCACATCTGCGACGAGGACAATCTCCTGTGGATAGAGAACATGGGCGTGCACCCTTATTTCAGGCGCAATCTGATCGGATACAAGCTGCTCAGGGAATGCGTCAAGGCAGGCCGCGATCAGGGAGCGACGGTCGCGCACAGCATGATCCAGGAGAGCAATGCGCCATCCATCCTTCTTCACAAGAAAATCGGGTTCTTCATGGACTGGCGCGAAGTTGCGCTTTTGGATCTGAGAGATCCCAAACTGAAACTCTGA